GCATCACTGCGCTCCGCATTTCACCGGTGCCGCGCGAGGCCGAGATGGAGGAGGCCAAGCCGAGAAGGGCGGGGACGTCGTTTTGACGCGGCAGTTGTAAGCACTGTAGCTCCCACATCGTCATGGCCGGGCTCGACCCGGCCATCCACGCCTTAATACCCAAACGAAGAACGTGGATGCCCGGGACAAGCCAGGGCATGACGACCATTTCGATTGTGTGCGAGGCCTTCCGGCGAGGGTGAAGAGCCTCAGCCTTCCCCCGGCGCCTGCGCGTGGATCGCCAGCGCGTGCACGCTGCCGGAAAGTTCCGCGGCCAGCGCCGAATTTATCATGCGGTGGCGGTCGACCCGGCTCTTCCCTTTGAAGGCCTGCGACACGATATAAACACGAAAGTGCGTCTCGCCGCTCGGCCGATGACCGGCGTGGCCCTCATGCAGATGTGACTCGTCGACGACCTGCAGGCTTTCCGGCGTGAAAGCTTCCTGCAACTTGTTGCTGATAGTGTCTTTCATAACCATGAGTGCCATTAAGGGACGCGATTGCACTCCGTCAATGCCATAGGCCGCCTCTGGCGGCCGTTCCAAAAACGCCGAAGTGCTACGGGGTTTCGTCCTAATTGCAATGTCAAGACTTGAAGGTTTTTGCATTGCGTAGTCAAAGTCAGCCATGCCGATCGATTCATCAAAGTTCTTCGACTCCATCCGCGTCAAGCCGCGCGGCAAGCAGCCGCAAGCGAAGCCGCGCGAGACCGTGGTCGCTTGCGAATGGGCCGGATGCCAGAACAAGGGCTCGCACCGTGCGCCGAAGGGGCGCGAGAACCAGCGCGAATATTGGCACTTCTGCCTCGACCACGTGCGCGAGTACAACCAGAACTACAATTTCTTCTCCGGCATGAACGCCGACGCCGTCGCGCGCTATCAGAAGGATGCGCTGACCGGCCACCGTCCGACCTGGAAGATGGGCGGCAATGGCGGCGTCAAGAAGGGATCGGAAGCCGAGATCGATGGTGCGTTCGATCCGTTCAGCATGTTCAGCGAGATCAACGGCCGTGCCAGCTGGCGCAAGGGTCCGGAGGCCCAGCCCAAGGCCGAGACGCGCAAGGTGATGAATGCCGAGCGCAAGGCGCTCCAGGTCATGGGCCTCGGCCCCGACGCCACGCTCGCCGACGTCAAGACCAAGTACAAGGCGCTGGTCAAGCAGCACCACCCCGACGCCAATGGCGGCGACCGCTCGACCGAGGATCGCCTGATCGAGATCATCAAGGCGTATAATTATCTGAAGACCGTGGTGCGCGAGGCGTAGGGCGCTCGCTTTTCTTCCCTTCTCCCCTTGTGGGAGAAGGTGGCGCGAAGCGCCGGATGAGGGGTTGTCTCAGCGATTTCATCGCAAATGTTTTGCGCGCGGGTAGAGACCCCTCACCCGTCTCGCCGCTTTGCGGCGAGCCACCCTCTCCCACAAGGGGAGGGGGGAAGAGCTCCGCCCACCCGGGCTACGCCTCCGGCATCTCCCCCACATAGGACGAGCTCGGCCGGATCAACCGCCCGGTCCGCGCCTGCTCGCGCGCATGCGCGGTCCAGCCTGCGCTACGCGCCACCGCGAAGATCGGCGTGAAGGCCTGCCGCGGGATCGCCAGCGCATCGAGCAGGATGGCAGTGAAGAACTCCACATTCGTCTCCAGCGGTCGCTCCGGATTCTTCTTCCGCAGGGCTGCGCGGATATAGGCCTCGACCTCGCCGGCAAACGGCAAATCGGTGCCGTTGGAGGCGAGCGCCTCGACCGCGGTCTTGAGCACGTCGGCGCGCGGATCGCGCACGCGATAGACGCGGTGACCAAAGCCCATCATCCGCTCGCCGCGCGCCAGCGCCGCGTCGACCCACGGCTGGATGCGCTCGCGCGAGCCGATCGCGTCCAGCATTTCCAGCACCGGCTCCGGTGCGCCGCCATGCAGCGGGCCGGTGAGCGCGCAATAGCCGGCGGTCACTGCGGCAAACAGATCGGCCTGCGTCGAAGCGACGACACGCGCGGTGAAAGTCGAGGCGTTCATGCCGTGGTCGCTCGCGGTGACGAGATAGGCGTCCAGCGCGGTCACCTCGCGCGCCGCGGGCGAGCGCCCGTGCAGCATGCGCAGCGTATCGGCGGCGTGGCTCACGTTCGCGTCGGGCGCGACCGGGTCTAGCCCCTTCGCACGCCGCACCAGCGCGCCCGCGATCACCGGAAAGGCGCCAACGATGGTCGCCTCATGCTCCAACCCGTGCTCGGCGCGTAGCCCCGCGATCGCCGCGCGAAACCCGTCGATGATGCCCATGCCGCGCGTCGCCGGCAAAAGCTCGTCCAGCCGCGCGAACGCCCGCTCGCGCGCCGCGCCCAGGCTCGCCCGCACGTTGGCTTCGGTGAGTGTCGTCTTGCTGGCGCCGTTCCAGAGCCGGGCGGTGACGCCTTCGAAACTCGATTTGGCGGCGAGGCGGCCGACATGCTCGCCGGCGATGATCAGTTCGCCGCGCTCGCCGTCGACGTGGCTCAGCACGGTTTCGGCCGCGGGAACGCCGTCCAGTCCGATCTGGCTTTTGGTGAGGTGGATGTTCATGACCCAATCTCCTTTGCACTGCACCAGGAGAAAATCGGCTCTCTCGACAGATTGATCAATCTTGATTACATAAATCAATATGAATAATTCCGAAGAGCTCTACCTCTCCGCCCGGGAAGCCGCGGCCGAACTCGCGATCTCGCCGGCCACGCTCTACGCCTATGTCAGCCGCGGCCTGATCCGCTCCGAGCCGACGCCGGACTCGCGCAAAAACCGCTACCGCGCCGAGGACGTTCGCGCGCTCAAGGAGCGCCGGGTGCCGTCGCCCGAGCCGCGCGGCCTGCGCAGCTTCGACGCCGACCTGCCGGTGATGGACACGGAGATCTCGACCATCACCGAGGAGGGCGCGATCTATCGCGGCGTGAACTGCGTCGATCTCTCCGAGAACGACACGCTGGAGCACACCGCAACGCTGCTCTGGGACGTCTCCGACGTCGATCCCTTCGCGCCGGACAATCAGCCGGAGATTTCCGACGAGATGCGCGCGATCGCGCAAGCTGCGCGCCGGGCGGCGCCGATCGACCGCGCCATCGCCGTGCTGGCGCTTGCCGCCAGCGCCGATCCCCGTGCCTTCACCCGCGCCCCCGATGGCCGCGCCATGGTCGGCGCACGTATCGTTCGGCTGCTGGTTGCGACCATGCTCAACGCCGAGCCGTCAGCCGAGCCGCTGCACCAGCAGGTCGGACGCGCCTGGGCGGCGGACAACAAGCACGCGGGCGATTTGATCCGCCGCGCACTGGTGCTGCTCGCCGATCACGAATTGAACGCCTCGACCTTCACCGCGCGCTGTGCGGCGTCCACCGGCCTCAACCTCTATGATTCCGTGATTGCAGGCCTTGCCGCGCTGAAAGGCCCCAGGCATGGCGGTGCCGGCGTGCTGGCCTCGCAGCTCGTCAAGACGTTGATCGACCGCGATGTCGAGCCGATGGTGCGCGAGCGCGTTGCGCTCGGCGAGCGCTTTGCCGGCTTCGGCCACGGCGTCTACAAGCGCGGCGATCCTCGCGCGCAATCGCTGCTGAACGCACTCGCCCGCGCCGGCGCGCCGCGTAAATTCACCCGCGAAGTGCCTGAGCGGATCATCGAGGCGACCGGCGAGCTCGTGAATAT
This is a stretch of genomic DNA from Bradyrhizobium sp. CB2312. It encodes these proteins:
- a CDS encoding BolA family protein, with the protein product MALMVMKDTISNKLQEAFTPESLQVVDESHLHEGHAGHRPSGETHFRVYIVSQAFKGKSRVDRHRMINSALAAELSGSVHALAIHAQAPGEG
- a CDS encoding DnaJ domain-containing protein, with the protein product MPIDSSKFFDSIRVKPRGKQPQAKPRETVVACEWAGCQNKGSHRAPKGRENQREYWHFCLDHVREYNQNYNFFSGMNADAVARYQKDALTGHRPTWKMGGNGGVKKGSEAEIDGAFDPFSMFSEINGRASWRKGPEAQPKAETRKVMNAERKALQVMGLGPDATLADVKTKYKALVKQHHPDANGGDRSTEDRLIEIIKAYNYLKTVVREA
- a CDS encoding citrate synthase/methylcitrate synthase, with protein sequence MNIHLTKSQIGLDGVPAAETVLSHVDGERGELIIAGEHVGRLAAKSSFEGVTARLWNGASKTTLTEANVRASLGAARERAFARLDELLPATRGMGIIDGFRAAIAGLRAEHGLEHEATIVGAFPVIAGALVRRAKGLDPVAPDANVSHAADTLRMLHGRSPAAREVTALDAYLVTASDHGMNASTFTARVVASTQADLFAAVTAGYCALTGPLHGGAPEPVLEMLDAIGSRERIQPWVDAALARGERMMGFGHRVYRVRDPRADVLKTAVEALASNGTDLPFAGEVEAYIRAALRKKNPERPLETNVEFFTAILLDALAIPRQAFTPIFAVARSAGWTAHAREQARTGRLIRPSSSYVGEMPEA
- a CDS encoding citrate synthase family protein, whose amino-acid sequence is MNNSEELYLSAREAAAELAISPATLYAYVSRGLIRSEPTPDSRKNRYRAEDVRALKERRVPSPEPRGLRSFDADLPVMDTEISTITEEGAIYRGVNCVDLSENDTLEHTATLLWDVSDVDPFAPDNQPEISDEMRAIAQAARRAAPIDRAIAVLALAASADPRAFTRAPDGRAMVGARIVRLLVATMLNAEPSAEPLHQQVGRAWAADNKHAGDLIRRALVLLADHELNASTFTARCAASTGLNLYDSVIAGLAALKGPRHGGAGVLASQLVKTLIDRDVEPMVRERVALGERFAGFGHGVYKRGDPRAQSLLNALARAGAPRKFTREVPERIIEATGELVNIDYALAVLVHALRLPAGSELALFAMARSVGWIAHASEQLQFGKLIRPRARYVGPAPGRRSGS